A genomic region of Arachis hypogaea cultivar Tifrunner chromosome 5, arahy.Tifrunner.gnm2.J5K5, whole genome shotgun sequence contains the following coding sequences:
- the LOC112803432 gene encoding uncharacterized protein, protein MEGTVAVLKNSPVHVGDQVDESTTHHLFWTFLPCIEAFRHCKPLVSIDGTHLYGKYGGTLLLAIAQDGNSNILPIAFALMEVENAESWAFFLSHLHQHVTPQEGILATDSSWRPPYAYRAYCIRHVVANFALSFKGQDVRRLLVNTAYAKIEAEFDYWFDIMWTKNPAMCEWAN, encoded by the exons ATGGAGGGAACCGTGGCAGTGTTGAAGAATTCTCCGGTGCATGTTGGTGATCAGGTTGATGAGTCCACAACTCATCATCTTTTCTGGACATTCCTTCCATGCATTGAAGCATTTAGGCATTGCAAGCCACTAGTTAGCATCGACGGGACTCATCTGTACGGGAAGTATGGTGGGACTTTGCTTCTAGCAATCGCGCAAGATGGAAACTCGAACATCTTGCCCATAGCCTTTGCTCTCATGGAGGTGGAGAATGCGGAGTCTTGGGCTTTTTTCTTATCCCACTTGCATCAACATGTGACTCCACAAGAAGGCATTCTG GCAACTGATAGTTCGTGGCGACCACCTTACGCGTATCGAGCATATTGTATTCGACATGTTGTTGCTAACTTTGCCCTAAGTTTCAAGGGTCAGGATGTGAGGAGGCTGTTAGTGAATACAGCGTACGCCAAGATTGAGGCAGAGTTTGACTATTGGTTTGATATCATGTGGACTAAGAATCCGGCCATGTGTGAATGGGCCAACTGA
- the LOC140184880 gene encoding uncharacterized protein, whose translation MTTNISECVNSILKGTRNLPVTTLVKSTYGRLAELFVVRGQTAEAQLGSGQRFCQALVKAIEQNLRDFRCFTITLFDRHQSQYTVAETTPTGNFSLGTYWVSYRDCTCDCRYFQALQYPCCHAIACCAQSRFDWATYVHEVYTMREVFSVYQMGFLPPIPEGLWPPYDGPTVVPDLNMRRAREGRPRSTRIHNTMDETDTSRPKRYGLCRQTGHTRRSCPQRAPAPEADPWVS comes from the coding sequence ATGACCACGAATATATCTGAGTGTGTAAACTCTATATTGAAGGGGACACGGAATCTACCAGTTACTACACTGGTGAAGTCGACATATGGGAGGCTGGCAGAGCTTTTTGTCGTTAGAGGACAGACCGCAGAGGCGCAGTTGGGATCTGGGCAACGATTTTGCCAGGCACTGGTGAAGGCCATAGAGCAAAACTTGAGAGACTTCAGATGCTTCACCATTACTCTGTTTGACAGGCATCAGTCTCAGTACACTGTGGCTGAGACGACTCCTACCGGTAACTTTTCGCTTGGTACGTATTGGGTTTCCTACAGGGATTGCACTTGTGACTGCAGGTACTTTCAGGCTCTTCAATACCCGTGTTGCCATGCGATTGCATGCTGCGCCCAATCTCGATTTGATTGGGCTACATACGTGCATGAAGTCTATACCATGAGGGAGGTATTTAGTGTATACCAGATGGGGTTTCTACCTCCTATTCCGGAGGGTCTCTGGCCACCTTATGATGGTCCGACGGTCGTACCTGATCTGAACATGAGACGTGCAAGAGAAGGTCGACCAAGATCTACCAGAATCCATAACACGATGGACGAGACCGATACCAGTAGGCCGAAACGTTATGGGCTATGCAGACAGACAGGACACACTCGCAGGTCTTGCCCTCAGCGAGCACCAGCACCCGAGGCCGATCCATGGGTGTCATGA
- the LOC140184881 gene encoding uncharacterized protein translates to MADFLVEVTGDPTEETSARWKLHVDGASHQTSGGAGIILESPAGVVYKQSIRFEFPVSNNQAEYEALIGGLTLAAEVRATRLEICSDSQVVTSQVNRSYQARDSLLQKYLEKVKDLSQKFEEVTIHHVPRERNTRADLLSKLASTKPGEGNRSLIQGMAREPAVTLHLSRLGSSWLDPITSFLENGKLPDDEKDVAKLRREAAKYAVIQGQLFKKGLNQPLLKCLHPDQTDYVLREVHEGCCGHHIGVGPGQVKYLIVAIDYYTKWIEAEPLASISSSNCRKFMWRQVITRFGIPEIVISDNGTQFTDKKFTEFLTGLGIRQKFSLVEHPQTNGQVESANKIILLGLKKRLDNKKGAWADELASVLWSYRTTEQTSTKETPFRLTYGLDAIIPVEVGEPSPRLLLKGVGEAVEKDLIDEAREMTHLTETVLKQRVALRYNAKVLKREFEPNYLVLRCNDIGLLTPGEGKLAAN, encoded by the exons ATGGCAGATTTTCTAGTAGAAGTAACGGGAGACCCAACCGAAGAAACGAGCGCACGATGGAAGCTCCACGTGGACGGAGCCTCCCACCAGACCTCTGGGGGCGCCGGGATCATCCTGGAAAGCCCAGCTGGAGTTGTATACAAGCAGTCGATCAGGTTCGAATTTCCCGTCtcgaacaaccaggcagaatacgaagccctcaTAGGGGGCTTAACCCTAGCAGCGGAAGTCAGAGCAACAAGGCTGGAAATATGCAGCGATTCGCAGGTCGTCACCTCCCAAGTAAATAGGAGCTATCAAGCCAGAGACTCATTATTACAAAAGTACTTGGAAAAAGTCAAGGATTTAAGCCAAAAGTTTGAGGAGGTCACGATCCACCACGTGcccagagaaaggaacacacgggcagatctCCTATCAAAATTGGCCAGCACTAAACCGGGAGAAGGCAACCGGTCTCTCATCCAAGGTATGGCGAGGGAGCCGGCGGTCACCCTGCATCTATCAAGGCTAGGTTCTTCAtggctagaccccatcaccagCTTCTTAGAAAATGGCAAACTCCCCGACGACGAAAAGGATGTCGCGAAACTGAGAAGAGAAGCGGCTAAATACGCGGTCATTCAAGGACAGCTATTCAAGAAAGGGCTCAACCAGCCCCTACTGAAATGCTtacaccccgaccagacggactacgtcCTCAGGGAAGTCCATGAAGGCTGCTGCGGACATCACATAGGGG TTGGCCCCGGACAAGTCAAGTACCTCATAGTCGCcattgactactacaccaaatggatagaggccgagCCGTTGGCTagcatatcctcatccaattgcAGGAAATTCATGTGGAGACAGGTGATAACGCGATTCGGGATCCCGGAGATCGTTATCTCAGACAACGGCACACAATTTACCGACAAGAAGTTCACGGAGTTTCTCACCGGCCTGGGTATAAGACAGAAGTTCTCCTtggtagaacacccccaaacgAACGGACAGGTGGAGTCCGCGAACAAGATTATCCTGTTAGGGCTTAAGAAGCGACTGGATAATAAAAAAGGCGCTTGGGCAGACGAGCTTGCCTCAGTCCTCTGGTCTTACCGAACAACTGAACAGACCTCCACCAAGGAGACCCCCTTCCGACTAACATATGGGTTAGATGCAATAATACCCGTAGAGGTCGGGGAACCGAGCCCGCGACTACTCCTGAAAGGAGTAGGGGAAGCCGTGGAGAAGGACCTGATAGATGAAGCCAGAGAAATGACCCATCTGACAGAAACAGTGCTAAAACAAAGAGTGGCCCTACGCTACAACGCCAAAGTGCTCAAAAGAGAGTTTGAACCAAACTATCTCGTCCTAAGGTGCAACGACATCGGCTTGCTGACCCCAGGAGAAGGCAAACTGGCCGCAAACTAG